A genomic region of Alligator mississippiensis isolate rAllMis1 chromosome 4, rAllMis1, whole genome shotgun sequence contains the following coding sequences:
- the ARL5C gene encoding putative ADP-ribosylation factor-like protein 5C: MGQLLAKLMGIFGNQEHKVIIVGLDNAGKTTILYQFLMNEVVHTSPTIGSNVEEIILRKTHFLMWDIGGQETLRSTWNTYYSNTEFVILVIDSTDRERLTVTKEELYKMLAHEDLRNAAVLIFANKQDVKNSMTASEISRFLMLSSIKDHPWHIQGCCALTGEGLPAGLEWMKSQVAAN; the protein is encoded by the exons atggggcagctcctggccaaGCTGATGGGCATTTTTGGGAACCAGG AGCACAAGGTGATAATTGTAGGCCTGGACAATGCTGGGAAGACCACCATCCTCTATCAGTT TCTGATGAACGAAGTTGTGCACACATCTCCCACCATTGGCAGTAATGTGGAAGAGATCATCCTGCGAAAGACCCACTTTCTGATGTGGGACATTGGGGGGCAGGAGACGCTGCGGTCCACATGGAACACTTATTACTCCAACACAGAG TTTGTCATCCTGGTGATTGACAGCACTGACCGTGAGAGGCTGACTGTGACGAAAGAGGAGCTGTACAAGATGCTGGCACACGAG GACTTGCGGAATGCAGCTGTCTTGATATTTGCCAACAAGCAGGACGTGAAGAATTCAATGACAGCCTCGGAGATCTCCAGGTTCTTAATGCTCAGCTCCATCAAGGACCACCCATGGCACATCCAAGGCTGCTGCGCCCTTACAGGGGAAGG CCTGCCAGCTGGCTTGGAGTGGATGAAGTCTCAAGTGGCGGCAAATTGA